The following proteins come from a genomic window of Noviherbaspirillum sp. L7-7A:
- a CDS encoding HlyD family efflux transporter periplasmic adaptor subunit, with amino-acid sequence MNLPDLREELALLPGPALADGQPTWTLHDPARNLFFRIDWPSFEVLQRWYMQDAALIADDISASTTLQLDAADVEAVVRFFGNNLLTQPGGAGSARQLADRLAQTTGGPLKWLLHHYLFFRIPLLRPDAWLSRWQGVAGLFYTPGFLLMTLAALLLGLAQVARRWDMFATTLVDTFNWDGLVAYGAALFAVKLLHELGHAFTAKRYGCRVPTMGLAFLVMWPVAYTDTNETWRLTDRMQRLHVACAGIVTELIVAAWATLAWTLLPDGAARSAAFVLATTSWIATLAINASPFMRFDGYFVLSDGLDLPNLHERSFALARWKLREWLFGLGEDAPEQFGAARQCWLIAFAWLTWCYRLVLCLGIAVLVYHFSVKVIGIMLFIVEMLWFVLGPIQRELSAWRKRWPLIRRSRRARASAAVLLALLAATAMPWPGRIGTSAMLRPAESWPVFAPAGARIDGLPHAQGALIDKGTALLQLHVPDLLMKREALLSRVERLRWQAAASGLSADTRNQLLSNEEALSTARAELAGIDLELLHYAPRAPYAGRLHYLDPDLRPGDWVGQKERLALLVKEGSAWQVETWVGEDQIQRVAPGDAATFVNDAGQGPVLHLKVAAVDRDASRTLPRPELAAHLGGHVLTREKAGQLVPERAVYRVLLDVASEDAGTTLAGLSAHSWRGRLTLRTRGEAPAGHYARQAMAALLGESGF; translated from the coding sequence ATGAACCTTCCCGATCTGCGCGAGGAACTGGCGCTATTGCCCGGTCCGGCGCTGGCCGACGGCCAGCCGACCTGGACCCTGCACGACCCGGCGCGCAACCTGTTCTTCCGCATCGACTGGCCGAGCTTTGAGGTGCTGCAGCGCTGGTACATGCAGGATGCGGCGCTGATTGCTGACGACATCAGCGCTTCTACCACGCTGCAGCTCGATGCCGCCGACGTGGAAGCGGTGGTGCGCTTCTTCGGCAACAACCTGCTGACCCAGCCGGGCGGCGCCGGCAGCGCCCGCCAGCTGGCCGACCGGCTGGCGCAGACCACCGGCGGGCCGCTGAAATGGCTGCTGCATCATTACTTGTTCTTCCGCATTCCGCTGCTGCGGCCGGACGCCTGGCTGAGCCGCTGGCAGGGCGTGGCCGGCCTGTTCTACACGCCCGGCTTCCTGCTGATGACGCTGGCCGCGTTGCTGCTGGGCCTGGCACAGGTGGCCCGGCGCTGGGACATGTTTGCTACTACACTGGTCGACACCTTCAACTGGGACGGCCTGGTGGCCTATGGCGCGGCGCTGTTCGCGGTCAAGCTGCTGCACGAGCTGGGCCATGCCTTTACCGCCAAGCGCTATGGCTGCCGGGTGCCCACCATGGGCCTGGCTTTCCTGGTGATGTGGCCGGTGGCCTATACCGACACCAACGAGACCTGGCGCCTGACCGACCGCATGCAGCGGCTGCATGTGGCCTGCGCCGGCATTGTCACCGAACTGATAGTGGCGGCCTGGGCCACCCTGGCCTGGACCCTGCTGCCCGACGGCGCCGCCCGTTCCGCCGCCTTCGTGCTGGCCACCACGTCCTGGATTGCCACCCTGGCCATCAATGCCAGCCCCTTCATGCGCTTCGACGGTTATTTCGTCCTGTCCGACGGGCTGGACCTGCCCAACCTGCATGAGCGCAGCTTTGCGCTGGCGCGCTGGAAGCTGCGGGAATGGCTGTTCGGCCTGGGCGAGGACGCGCCCGAGCAGTTCGGCGCGGCGCGCCAGTGTTGGCTGATCGCGTTCGCCTGGCTGACCTGGTGCTACCGCCTGGTGCTGTGTCTGGGCATTGCGGTGCTGGTCTACCATTTTTCCGTAAAGGTCATAGGCATCATGCTGTTCATCGTTGAAATGCTGTGGTTCGTGCTCGGGCCGATCCAGCGCGAACTGTCCGCCTGGCGCAAGCGCTGGCCGCTGATCCGGCGCAGCCGCCGCGCCCGCGCCAGCGCCGCCGTGCTGCTGGCCCTGCTGGCAGCAACGGCCATGCCCTGGCCCGGCAGGATTGGCACCTCGGCCATGCTGCGGCCGGCCGAGTCCTGGCCGGTGTTTGCGCCCGCCGGGGCCCGCATTGACGGCCTGCCGCATGCGCAGGGCGCGCTGATCGACAAGGGCACGGCGCTGCTGCAGCTGCATGTGCCCGACCTGCTGATGAAGCGCGAGGCGCTGCTGTCGCGTGTGGAACGGCTGCGCTGGCAGGCGGCGGCATCGGGCCTGTCGGCCGACACCCGCAATCAGCTGCTGTCGAACGAGGAGGCGCTGTCGACTGCCCGGGCGGAACTGGCCGGCATCGACCTGGAGCTGCTGCACTATGCGCCGCGCGCGCCGTATGCCGGCCGGCTGCATTATCTCGACCCCGACCTGCGGCCGGGCGACTGGGTCGGGCAGAAGGAAAGGCTGGCGCTGCTGGTGAAGGAGGGCAGTGCCTGGCAGGTGGAAACCTGGGTCGGCGAAGACCAGATCCAGCGCGTGGCGCCGGGCGACGCCGCCACCTTCGTCAACGATGCCGGACAGGGGCCGGTGCTGCACCTGAAGGTCGCCGCGGTGGACCGCGATGCCTCGCGCACCCTGCCCCGCCCGGAGCTGGCCGCGCACCTGGGCGGCCATGTGCTGACCCGCGA